From the genome of Fusarium oxysporum f. sp. lycopersici 4287 chromosome 3, whole genome shotgun sequence, one region includes:
- a CDS encoding hypothetical protein (At least one base has a quality score < 10) — translation MCKIFVYTSVYADGQREEDRQYTRCADFRRGFQCRTRSYHEHQEHLNSSSSHCHRRQTDRPYSGLTNDNRWLGIDNSSRGAVYPNHCTTDAHPIDFVRRRNSQSFHQTTRQPKRRLRREAVDKYPCSNHRYNTSDQSEYLYQCPEPDKNAALYKSIRIAQHNAEIARRPKRVWFADGVNIWTFHKGAPPVRLQFKKGHIKRL, via the coding sequence ATGTGTAAGATATTCGTGTATACGTCTGTCTACGCAGATGGACAACGCGAGGAAGATCGACAATACACGAGGTGCGCAGACTTTCGCCGTGGTTTCCAATGCCGAACGAGGTCCTACCATGAGCACCAAGAGCATCTTAACTCATCAAGCTCGCACTGCCATAGACGACAGACGGATCGGCCATACAGTGGTTTAACAAATGACAACAGATGGTTAGGTATAGACAACAGCAGTCGGGGGGCTGTCTATCCCAATCATTGTACCACCGACGCACATCCCATAGACTTTGTCCGGCGACGCAATAGTCAAAGTTTTCATCAGACAACTCGCCAACCCAAGCGTCGTCTTCGGAGGGAAGCAGTTGACAAGTACCCTTGCTCTAATCATCGCTACAACACCTCCGACCAGAGTGAATATCTTTACCAATGCCCTGAACCAGACAAAAACGCGGCGTTGTATAAGAGTATTCGTATCGCTCAGCATAACGCTGAGATTGCACGTCGTCCAAAGCGTGTTTGGTTCGCAGATGGTGTCAACATTTGGACGTTCCACAAGGGTGCCCCACCAGTTAGGCTCCAATTCAAGAAAGGGCATATTAAGCGACTGTGA
- a CDS encoding hypothetical protein (At least one base has a quality score < 10) produces MSKRISNNTIPKFNAHVISMNDLHHSRFIEDWFDGIIPNPELTKPNNRLPQPRAVVTKRRHSMTTPPPSNSGSHNQRASSPTKRQRLDYTNGYGSDTGDVPEGARVEEMEMGEETPRSNINQARPHLPPIPFRGFDVPGITPSRSNSMASGSSCQSPSVAGSEKSSARASQQSATEDETSFPRSRKPKSALEVALHELDFLRDIVNTAQDCKDYTRAEVSWNIQVHQPLLQHSLAGHATVQVEPSLTARILSPFSAATSGRGGGNVIENKMIDFCLTLWLNDGKPHRLLDERNAKAVAADLKLISAIADKVWSQPPDAQSVNQTGYPPLQFAPIACNIETKTSSVQQDGELQLSVWTAAWYQRMNMNYTGRAERSIRLPQLR; encoded by the exons ATGTCCAAAAGG atctccaacaacaccatACCCAAGTTCAATGCACATGTTATTTCCATGAACGACTTGCATCACTCCCGCTTCATTGAAGATTGGTTCGATGGCATCATTCCCAACCCCGAGCTCACCAAGCCAAACAATCGACTACCCCAACCTCGTGCTGTCGTGACCAAGAGAAGGCATTCGATGACGACACCTCCACCATCGAATTCCGGCAGCCACAACCAACGCGCAAGCTCCCCGACCAAACGACAACGACTCGATTATACAAATGGATATGGTAGTGATACTGGCGATGTCCCCGAAGGCGCTAGGgtagaagagatggaaatgGGCGAGGAAACACCTCGGTCAAACATCAATCAAGCGCGACCGCATCTACCACCTATTCCGTTCCGAGGCTTCGACGTACCCGGCATTACACCATCACGATCCAATTCGATGGCCTCGGGAAGCTCATGCCAGTCACCATCTGTTGCGGGCTCGGAAAAGTCGAGCGCCAGAG CTTCCCAGCAGTCGGCAACTGAAGATGAGACGTCCTTTCCCAGGTCTCGCAAACCCAAATCAGCTCTCGAGGTCGCATTGCATGAGCTGGACTTCTTGCGCGATATTGTCAACACTGCACAAGACTGCAAGGACTATACCCGAGCTGAGGTTTCATGGAATATCCAGGTCCATCAGCCACTACTGCAACATTCGCTTGCTGGACATGCTACAGTACAAGTTGAGCCGTCCCTTACAGCAAGAATCCTGTCTCCCTTCTCCGCTGCAACGAGTGGACGCGGCGGTGGGAACGTTATTGAGAATAAGATGATAGATTTCTGCCTCACCCTGTGGCTCAACGATGGGAAGCCCCATCGACTGCTTGACGAGAGGAATGCAAAGGCTGTTGCAGCTGATTTAAAACTCATATCGGCTATTGCGGATAAAGTATGGTCCCAGCCTCCCGACGCCCAGTCTGTCAACCAAACCGGCTATCCTCCATTGCAGTTCGCGCCCATCGCTTGCAACATCGAAACCAAAACATCGAGTGTCCAGCAAGACGGCGAACTGCAGCTCTCTGTCTGGACGGCGGCTTGGTATCAACGCATGAATAT GAATTATACAGGGAGAGCCGAAAGGAGTATCCGCCTTCCTCAGCTTCGATAG